tgaattctttattttttgagatggCAAGGCATGTAGCTCAATAAATTGTGGGATGCGGTTTTGCTAGAATGTCATCTAAAGAATTTCTACAATTTGCTTATTACGCCCTTAAGCATGCCATTCAAGGCTTGGACTGGTATCCCCACGGATTTTTGCTTGCCCAATTCCATTGGTCTCTGCACATCTCTGCAATACCATATTTCGCCCTGTAAAAAGGCACAAAAGTGGCTGTAAGAACAAGCTAAGAGACAGAGATAAACATTATAAGCCCTTTTGTCAGCTACGTAAACACAGCCTTAGCATGGTTACCATAGTACAATCAGGTATGTTATAAAGGATCCATCTCATAGTGAAAGTTGCATCAATAGAAACATGATATAATATCAATGTAATGtacttttaaaatataaaaaaaaaaagaatagaataacAACATACTTCCAACCAAGTTCTCGCTCAGCTTTCTCTGTAGAAGCATAAACAGCTGTAGCATCTCCCGCCCTCCTTGGACATAGTTTGGCGGGGATTTTCTGAAACATAATATGAGAGAAATTTCAGCATATACCCAATAATTACATAAGGGAGATATCTGCAGGGGCATGTGAGAGTCACCTTGCCAGAAGCTTTCTCAAATGCAGCCACCATTTCAAGCACAGATGTACCACATCCAGTTCCCAAGTTGTAGGCCGTACAACCTAAGAGAGTAAACTGTCTTTTAATTCACTTTTACCCTTCCTAGATATGCtaaaacaagattttcataGAAATCCCATGAAAAAAGCATGAGTGTGTTAAATAAATGCCTAATAAACTGTTAACAGGTGACAGAAAATTCATTGACATACAAATACGTATGCAAGGAAGAATGATCACCTATATCCTCTTTAGTAAAAAGCTTCCGAAGAGCAGCAATGTGACCATCAGCTAAGTCCATGACATGGATGTAGTCTCGGACCTGTTTAACACAAAAACATTTGATATTTTGTAAgcacaaaaaaattgtcaatttaatCGAATTTTATGTAATGACAGAAAGTAAAATACTACTGCCATGGTTATAAAGGATTATAAGTGGAATACAAAACTATACATAAAGAACATACCGCACTACCATCCTTCGTGGGATAATCATGACCATACACGTTAAGCTCAGGCAATCTGCCAACAGCTACTTGCTGTATGAATGGCATGAGATTGTTTGGGATGCCCTTTGGATCTTCACCAATTCTACCACTCTCATGAGCCCCAACAGGATTGAAGTATCTGAGTAATATAATTTTCCAATCTGGCTCTGCCTTCTGAATATCTCGAGCAATTTCTTCAAGGAAAAGCTATAAATATAGAATATATTAAAagtcaggaaagaaaagaaactgcACTCCTATGAACACAAGAAACAGAAAGTGGGATTATCCAACTTCAAAGACGAATCCTATGTGTGGTATGCCCAAAAAAAACATTACTAAGCACCCAGTGATACATACCTTGGTCCTTCCATAAGGATTCATAGCTTTCAATTCAAAATCCTCAACACAGGGTATTTTTTCAGGTTGACCATAAACTGTTGCAGATGATGAGAAAACCATCTATTTGGCCACAGGATAACATTACTTGTGTCAGTAGTGGGCAGAGCATGCCAACATGTGAtgtaatcaataaaaaaatggcGCACATTCTAAGACTAAACAATTCTCTGTTAAAGATTCAACTGGAACTTGAATGCTATAACTAATTTCGACAAACAAATAATTAGACATTTTTTAtgatttgatagttacaatggtGGGTGATTTACAAGGGCCGTGGCAACAAAAGAATTAGACATCAAACATACAAACTTCACAATTTAGCAGTAAGACACCAAAAACACCAATGTTACTACCACAAATATACAGCTACATATACAAATCATAGTTTATGCAGTTATGATTTGAAAGAAATATACCGGAATCAAAGATTTAGCAAAATCAAATGCAACTAAAATGAACATTTAATACATAACTCAACagcaaaaaattcttttaagaCACAGATTATTGTTGATTCACTTCCAAACCATTTGTTACAAGCGCAAGATtcagaaacaaaatcaaatgagTTCAAGAAATTTAATTGCAGGCACACCTTTTTGCATTCATATTTTGCCATAACCTCATAAAGATTAATAGTGCCAATCAAATTGTTATCGAAATAACGGCGAGGGTTTGCAACACTCTCCCCAACAGCTTTTAGGCCAGCAAAATGGATCACAGCATCAAATCTGTCTCAAACAAAGCCAATGGCACAAAATTAAGCCAACTCTTCAAAAAGTCTATAATTCTGTTTGTTTCCGCAGAAAATATTTAACAGTAAAATTGAATGAAAACAGTGAAATTCATAGCACTGCTAATGTAATTGAAATTAAACATACTGTGTTTGAGAAAAGAGCTTCTCCAAGTCCTCCTTATTCCTAAGATCACCCTGCAATCAAACCAACACGTAATGTAACCAAAAGCCAAAAACCTCAAACGCCAgcgtttggttgccaagaaactgttaaaaaaaaaaaaaaatttaaagaaaaaacaaatctccCGAAACTAAAACCAGCATTGCTCAAGATATTCAAGAATCTATAATTTACAAAGCTTcttttccctcattttctcggcaaccaaacaaaacagaaattgtttctcaaaaaaaaaaaaaacaaaacagaaatttacacacacaaaaaaagaagataccAGATGGAATTCAAGATTCTGAGAACGCTTAGGGCCGACCAAATCACGGACCCTATCAACAGCTTCGGTGACGGAATTATCAAGATTGTCGATGATCGAAACCCTAAAGCCTTCATTGAGAAGCTGAACCACAGTGTGAGAGCCAATGAAACCGGCTCCTCCGGTAACCAGAATCGTCTTTTCCGAGAAAGTCATTTTCAACTCGAACTACAAAGAAAttcttttttagagagagaagggaTTTGTCTGGAATGagaatttagagagagaaagagagagtgaaatATGAATGCAagtgtaaaagaaaaatagaaagggtAGTGAGtcagaaatagaaaaagagagagagaaatatatataaatggaaTTGTGAATCATTcagtgtttttatttattttggttagttgtggttgtggtatcgaattttggtttgttttgttgGCGCGCTTTCCATTAATTTCTTTCCGGATCTGTCAAAATCGGAATCGCGCGTTCAATTATCAGGTGAGGATGACTGTGATACCGTTACCGTAGGAAAAGGAGGTGACACCGTCACACGTCAAATTTTAAAGCCAAAATGGTTAGGGAGAGACATCTGTCAATTCCCCATTATGTTGCTGTCATTGATTAGCTTCCTCTCCTAATTATTGCCAAATcccataaaattatatttttaaaatgaatatttCTTTTTCTGGGTGAGAATCTAAATTCAATCcttctatatttaaaataaaataaatggacaAAGTGTTAACAGAGAATcctaaaagaaaatatcttAATCAAGTTGagattgtcctttttttttttccttttttttttaaatttatttttgtcatgTGTGATAAAAAGGTGGGAATAGAATTTATAAATCAACTTCTTTTATCCACATATTTTGTTCACAAGTATTATAACttgatgatatattttttttttcttttgataattcataactttttttttttttagtaaatgaTAATTCATAACTTGCTGATATGGTTGACTGTAATTGGTGAAcaattattttcacataaacttactatttttttctccaCTATTCTTTGTTATTCACATTAGAAAGAGGCTTAAAAATTGTGTCCATAAACTTTCACATAAATTAGGAGATTGAAAAGTTCATTTACTTTGTGGttataatataataagtaaTGTGATAGTTGTTTACTTTATTCACTATATTGGTTTAGTACTTTTTAATGtcgttatttttatttagtttttatactAATTAATATTATGAATTGTTTGAGAACCATATGCAAATTAAAAGGTTGTGAGTTCACATAATTACGCATTCATAAACCAtgtgtgacaattttttttttttttttgaggtgtgACAAAATATGAATGTCCggataaaatttatttttgtattagttaaaacttaaaagtctATATGATACACTATTTTgattataaacttataaaatatataattttattgagacattataactaaattaataattattattacataatttcaAAACACTCTTAACATTTGCAGtcttataattaatatttaaaaattatccaaaaaaacaaTTGAAGGCATAGCTAAACGAAAATcccaattcaataattaaaaacaatccaATTTTTAAACGTTTAAAATTATGGAAGAGTTAAGCGAGGCTGACATTGTGATTATTCTATAAATTTAGATGCGGGTCCTATTGGACATGAGTTGGTTGTTTAATGTGTGTTCATTAAAAACTGAACACAAGCCAAGCTctataatcaaaagaaaagaacatcTTCATAAGCAGAAAAAAACATgcggaaaaaaaaatgcaatctaATAATCAGGTGTAATgttgaaaaaaaaggaaagaaacaaacaaaattatgtGTAGTTGAAATTTAGTATAATGTTGTTCCTTCAATGTGTACTTGAGTACCTGTAGTCGGTAACACTTGGATCAATTTGAACAGTCCAATCAGCTGAGCAAAATAAAGGAGTTCATGAAATCAAAATCAGAAAGTAAAATAGGGGCATAATAATATTgcaccagtttttttttttttttttttctacatcaCAAAATCCCTTGGAAAAGATGGCCTATTTTTAAGTTGTGCTAAAAACTCTCACCGACATGTTCGGCAAGTTCTtattacaatgaaaaaaatttgttacaagaAGAAATTTACACAACTATTGACAATTACCAAGAGTTTGTTAACCTAATATGATTCCATCAATAACGTTTGAATTGCCTTCTCCAAAcagtgaaaaaataaatcaaagagCATCTTTTCGTTAATCTTCTAGTGCTAACTAATAGTGGCGACTTTAACTATGAGTTTTAGGCTGTTTTGTAGCGGCTTTCCTATAATTTAATTCCTGATGTAGATTCTAGATAGATATCAACGGCACCTTTCACTTCATTGTGTAATTTACAATGTTATTTTCAATCCGAGGTGTCATCAATGGTAGATTATTCCGCATTTATGATTATGACctgcaagagagagagagataagataGAGATAATCATATATAATTGGAATTCATGAGGGCTTACGAGATCGATTTTGCcaattaataattcatttaggATCCTATTGGATCTTAGGAATGTGGAAGTaaccttctttatttttaataatttgattgttgAGGGTGAGGAGATTTGAACCGTGAATATTGGAAATATCAAAACGTGAGTTAAGTTATAAGACTTTTGACAATGGGACGAAGACTTAAATGCAGGAAAATCATTCACGAGAAATGTATTAAGTGTGGTAAAAGCCAGTACTCTAAGATGGTATTGGAATAAACTATAAAGGACTACCCCATGGGGTGTTCAAAACAGGGGAGTAAACTAAATCACACCACCACCGAAATCTGACTGTGCTTAGGATAAGGAAATCTGACTGTGTCAAGGATAAGGATAATATGCAGCGTACTGATTCAAGGAAAAGGAGATTACAATCACATTCAAAATGAAAGGGATAAGATAGATATAAAAAGACTGTACAGACAATCATGTATTCCATCCAAACTTCAGATACATACATAATGCAAGAATCAAAACATTTAGAACTATGAGATACAAAGAGAGGTCGCGTGAGGACTGCTGCGCTTGATGGGGTACACacacattaatatatatatatatatatatatatttttttttttttaaaatagcaCTGTTAATTACACATCAGTTTGTACAATATGTTTGCACTACGTCAATTTAAATCTAAATCGTGAGTTCAAAACACGATTTTAGTTAATTTATGTAATCATGTTTTCAAGATACGATTtcactattttaaaataatatggtgTTTTGAACACAATTTCCAAAGTTGTGTGTAGGGACTGGGGATGTATGCAACAaagttaatatttaaaaaaaaaaaaaaattccaatcaaCATAGATTCTAAGAAGATATAGTACAGTCAAAGTCCCATCTAGCTTTTATAAAGCCACACTAGCACTAGTAGCACAGCATATCCCATTTAGCTTTATAAAACCACACTAGCACTAGTAGCACAGCATATACCATATTTAGCATCGATTTGGGATGggctaaaaaattcaatttatctacatttttagtatatttttgctactatttataggtcttaTTGCACTTTTGATGTTATTTATAGATCTTACCGTACTATTCagtattcaacttattttttaacctATTTTCTACACTTacagcaaaaaatttttagtttcatcTAAAAAACTGTTTCCAAACGGATACTTAAGCATCATATGTGCAAGCACTGGTCAACTTGGCAATGTTGGCATACATGATATCCCTGCTTTTGAGACTCAAGAAACAAATTTGCAGCCTCAAtataataaaagggaaaagacttttatttttcagtATAAAAGAGCAGCCTCGATATAATTAAAGGAGAAAAGACTTTTCTTTCCTAGTAGAAAACAGCAGTCTCATTATTCATATAGAAATGTCGTTGTTTACAATGGGTAAAAGAGAGGGAGGGAAATCCTGTAACCACACCTGAGGCCCCTCTATCAACTGAGCCTCCATGGCTAAAGCATGGGCAGCTcgattacaaaatttaaacgtGCTTATAAAAGAAATCTCCCTCAAATACTCAGCCTCATGAGTCATGCCTAATGTCATCAACCAATAAtcctaaataataaaaagcatGGATCGTAGAGTTAAGCATAGCAACCAGTTCTGCATGCACTATCACCTCCACGACCAGCTCTTGCATACCAATAAGGTCCACTGTTTCTTTGAAGTTAATCTGTCAAACCTGCTTTCATTTAATACAGGCTTATGAGCTTTGATACTGTTGATGTTACCTCTTACATTTATACATTagtacaaaacaaaagtcaGTGTCATCTAAGAGTGCAGAATAAGGAGCAACTCCTAAATTTCACTATGATGCTGCAGGCAcatatatatcttttaaaatTACCTTTTCTCTTTTGGGAAATCAATATAACTTAGCAAACAAATTAATTTACTTTAACTTTGATTGTATAATAAGGCAATGATGAAAAACTTGAACTAAGATCCACATAACCAAAGTGGATAAAAGCTTATCTACTAAACTCTCAAGACTTACTagcatatatatttattataaagatATGAAGGATACACAACCATGACACACCTGATGATAAAGATGATGAGCCCTTCATGAGAACAAAGGCAAGAGGGCAAGGTTGCCGGAGCAGTTAGAATAGTGTGCGTGTAGTGTGGAGAGTGAACTACTACTATTCACTTGCTATTTTCTCCGCACATAGTGCCATCCACCAACACAATATATGACGTGAATATATATGTGTAAGAGAGTACCATGATGTATTGGTTTTTAATGTGCCAAACCAAATTAAACTTTGACAAGTAGAGGATAGGGACCTTAATTTTCATGTGTGTGAATCCAAACTCATCCCATTAAGAGTTGTTTATGACCAGACAaagacattaaaataaaatacataatgTTAATTATAAGTTGCAACAAAAGGACCCAATGTTGTTTGTATTAACATGTTGTAATCACTATCCACTATTGGGTCTAACATATGCTCAATAAAATACATTTCAACTAATCCTGATTTTATCAAATACACAGAAATGACTATGTTAgcccacaaaacaaaataaataataatagtagtagtagtagtagtagtagtagtaggcAATTCTGTCCAaaagattattataataaaaaaagataacagTAGTTTCAGGTGACACTTTGTGGATAAATACCCAGTTTCATAGAATAGAGAAGAGCAAATGCAACAAAAAACCTCTCCATATCCGTTACTATCCATTGAATGCAGTTCACGAGCCTGTCATAGCTTTGATAGAATATAGAGAATCTCTACCAAGAAAAGAGACCAATTGCATCATGACACAATTCTTTTTCGATTTAATCATAAAGGACACTTATAGAACCAGAAGATAGGATGATCAACTTAAAAAATAGGGATCTCCATTTCACACCAATCAAATCTccaaaagttttggtttttctGTCATATAAATGTAGGGCTAGTAAGAAGACAAAGGCACCAATTTAAGAGCTAAAATATATGTAAATGTCATCTCTCATTCTCAAGCATGCCTatgaaaatgtaattcaacaTGCCTACCAAATTGGGAATCTCATATGCAATCAAATCTTATGCACTATGGTAATGTAAGTATATCTCTGTAATACATGTTTTATGCTCGATTTCATAGCCAAAAAAGATGGGTAAGAAATCTAAAAAGAAGGTTAATTACAACTCAATCATTTCAAGGTATCTACATTGTATTTGCACAGATATCAATATTTGGAGACATGCTTGCAGAAATAGATTTGCCACATTTAACAGCAACTGATTCCTTTTCCAAGTCAAATGCATATTCCAGGCATCTTTCCAGAGATTTAACAGCAACTGATGTTTCAGTTTCaccaaagaaagagaggaaaccCCGCTTTGTGTTTAGGAAGTTGGTACTATTGACATATTGTCTATCACAAATAGATGTGACTGTGCTCTCTGGCGTGCAGGTAACATCAGGAAGGTTGGCATTACTACTCTTTCTTGAAGTTCTCTTCCTTATTATAGAAGGAGTATTTTTGAAGGTCATGGCCGAATTTCTTAATGTAGATTCTGGACTGCTAGCATTAGCATACATACTTTGTCCAAGGTATGTTGGAGTAGAATAGCAAAATGGAGTGTTTGGATGCCTAAAATGAACATATGTGGTTGGTGATCCACCACCATCTTCTACAGCATTAACCAAATCATTCACCAGAGGTGACTCTGACAGCAAGTAAGCATGATTTTTATCCACTGCATGTTGCGAAACCCTATGGACTTGGTTTTTCTTGCCAACTTGACCCATGTGCTCACCAAGTCCCAATGTTAAGGAAGTTGAACATGGATTGCCAGATCCATTGGCCATTCTTGAATTCATAACACCTGAAGCATATTCCCTTAAACTCTTAGGAGTTTCAAGTATTTTGTGAGCAACAGgaatatgattttgtttggtgTAAGTGGATGCATCCAAGAAAACATCCAAAAAAGTGGCTACCAAGGGCCCATCTGTTTCATCATGGCTAACATTGTGTATGTATGATCTAGTGGTGATACCACTTGCAGCAGCACCTTTGTGGTTACTCTGTGTCCCATTTAGTGGATCTACCAGTTCAGGTTCCCCTCTTTTTGCCATTAAATGAATTTCTCCTCTATAAGCATTTCCAAGAACCAAGTCTGTAGAACAAGTGTCAACATTGTGCTCCAACTCCATGCTGTGATTGAGAGAGAACATTTTATTGAAATTCAGTTTCTTTACTTTAACCTTCGTGCATTCATGTTTTGTACTAGAACTGCAGAAATCAGGAGATGTAGATTTTGTTTCAGGACTGCTGAAATCAGGAGACATATTTTCACATGTTGTGTCACAACCATCAGTTGAGTATGAATCCAGTTTCTTCCTCATTGAGCAATTCCAATGATTCTTAATCGCATTATCAGTCCTGCCAATTCTCGACATCAATGAATTATGAGAAGATTATGATATATCCAATAGAAGGCCTCCATCTCTCTATTTGATAATTGCAAGCAAACATATTAACCGATGTGATGGTACAAATGCATACATAAGTGCAGTAATTTTGTCACTTTTCAATCAACAAGGGAATGTTAAGTTAACCCACAAAATACGTAAGTAATGCACATTTAGTTATTCAAGGTTCAAACAATAAAACAACGGACGccaaaaatataacaattttttaaagcttGGTGCAAGTTAGGAAGGTAGAATTCATTATGTAATGGTCCCTACCCAGAAAATATCTTTTCCAGTTTGTTACTTTCTTTCTGCACTATTTGCCATATTTTTAGGATCCCTAAAACTGTCATGGCAAAGAAAGTAAAGGTTATCCTGCTACTGTGAAAAAATATGCTCGACGTGCTCAATTGGGCGAAAATTTTGGATTAGATCGTGCTACACTACCACCAAAACTGACTAACTAGTGAACACTTGGCCACAATAACTCAATCCAAAGAAGAATTCAGCCACTTAATTTTAAAGACTAAAAGAACTAATATAAGCtgcatttttttccctttgttataaaaatatatccAAAAGAATTTACTTTATTGAAGCTACAAAAGACAGAATTGGTCAATCTCAAAGGGTATCTTTCAACAGTAAATTCTTTGCAATGATAATGTGTGTATTCCAAGAATGTTAGTACTCTATTGTAAGTGATCTATTGCAGTAAATTGATCTCAGATACATACCTTCCAGGTAGAAACCTTGCTATTTGTGCCCACTTGTTACCATATTTATGGTGGTAATAAGCAATAACTGACTCCTCCTCTTCTGTCCATGCATCTTTGTTTATAGCTGGATCTAAATGATTGAACCACCtggaaaataaattacaatttacaagcTTCATAATCCTATAAACAGATATAGCCagtgagctctagctcaaatggcacctcctccccttgTCAGGGTAAGGCGGAGGATGAGGTCATTAGTTCAAAACCCACTAGGTGCAcatgtaacttaccaataacaCACGCGCACAAAACCCTCAACTGACACACATCACAACATAACATGCATAAATAGTGGATTGCTAAAAAATAGGTGGATAAATATGAAGGTCTCAGCCCATTGAGCTGCCTCAAGATTGAAGCGAGTTCTATTGTACTGAAGTTTCTATTCTCATAAAGGAAAACTAACAAATTGCACATGACAGTAATGAtgtgaaacaaacaaacaggaCATGTGCCATTCAATTAGCATGGCCTCCCATATTTGATGCACTAATTAGATATCTACAGAACCTACCTCTCTCGACATTGCTTGCCTATGCGACCAGGTAAGCTCTTTGCAATAAGAGACCATCTCTTGCAACcataatttttcacaaactcGATTATACAATCATCTTCCTGAAAATCCCAAGATGAAATCCCGGGGTGGGGGAGTTAATATAAGTGCCGTGATAACATAtcaatgatataaaaaatgagCACACGCAGTATTCTTCTGGCTACCAAAAGTAGCAGTATATGATTTATACCTCCTTTGTCCAAGATCCCTTGACAACTTCAGGATTCAAAACCTTTTGCCAGTGATGTAAGCACTGAACATCTGTCCGCCCAGGTATATGTGCAGCTGTACAGGAAATGTAAATAATTAAATGAGGAGCTTTGAATAAGGCAATTAACAACTTATATTACTTCTGTTGTATACTATCCAATGATGCCTTATCATAATAATGACAATCAAGGAAATTCATGCAAACTGAAAATTAATGaggaaatttatatatatatatatatatatatatttttttttcacatttgagaGTAGCTCTCATGCCTCATTCCATTTATCTAATATTGCAACAAATGATTTTAGCAGGAGGATTGACAAAGTGCTAGTGCCACTAATATTTTGAGCATTCCAGCTAAAGAACAGATCAAAGCAACTGAAGCCAGATGAATGAGGGTCATGACTAGCTCTTAAAACATTCTCCTCAAAGATAAAAGACTATGGTTGACATCAGAAAACAAATAGATAGGCCACTTAATACAAGCACAAAGTTGAAAGCAACGGAAGAACATGTCATGCCAATACCTATTTGCTTCCACTTCTTCCCATTGTACTTTTTGACTAATGCACTTAGAAGATTATCCTGCC
The sequence above is drawn from the Quercus lobata isolate SW786 chromosome 12, ValleyOak3.0 Primary Assembly, whole genome shotgun sequence genome and encodes:
- the LOC115972595 gene encoding bifunctional UDP-glucose 4-epimerase and UDP-xylose 4-epimerase 1; its protein translation is MTFSEKTILVTGGAGFIGSHTVVQLLNEGFRVSIIDNLDNSVTEAVDRVRDLVGPKRSQNLEFHLGDLRNKEDLEKLFSQTQFDAVIHFAGLKAVGESVANPRRYFDNNLIGTINLYEVMAKYECKKMVFSSSATVYGQPEKIPCVEDFELKAMNPYGRTKLFLEEIARDIQKAEPDWKIILLRYFNPVGAHESGRIGEDPKGIPNNLMPFIQQVAVGRLPELNVYGHDYPTKDGSAVRDYIHVMDLADGHIAALRKLFTKEDIGCTAYNLGTGCGTSVLEMVAAFEKASGKKIPAKLCPRRAGDATAVYASTEKAERELGWKAKYGIAEMCRDQWNWASKNPWGYQSKP
- the LOC115970995 gene encoding uncharacterized protein LOC115970995, whose amino-acid sequence is MVKVKKEKEELAADSAKEVRFASCSLSSNGNCDSPVQRCSVIGRPTGPTRRSRRGWSEKEDNLLSALVKKYNGKKWKQIAAHIPGRTDVQCLHHWQKVLNPEVVKGSWTKEEDDCIIEFVKNYGCKRWSLIAKSLPGRIGKQCRERWFNHLDPAINKDAWTEEEESVIAYYHHKYGNKWAQIARFLPGRTDNAIKNHWNCSMRKKLDSYSTDGCDTTCENMSPDFSSPETKSTSPDFCSSSTKHECTKVKVKKLNFNKMFSLNHSMELEHNVDTCSTDLVLGNAYRGEIHLMAKRGEPELVDPLNGTQSNHKGAAASGITTRSYIHNVSHDETDGPLVATFLDVFLDASTYTKQNHIPVAHKILETPKSLREYASGVMNSRMANGSGNPCSTSLTLGLGEHMGQVGKKNQVHRVSQHAVDKNHAYLLSESPLVNDLVNAVEDGGGSPTTYVHFRHPNTPFCYSTPTYLGQSMYANASSPESTLRNSAMTFKNTPSIIRKRTSRKSSNANLPDVTCTPESTVTSICDRQYVNSTNFLNTKRGFLSFFGETETSVAVKSLERCLEYAFDLEKESVAVKCGKSISASMSPNIDICANTM